One genomic region from Prevotella sp. Rep29 encodes:
- a CDS encoding HigA family addiction module antitoxin codes for MATRSNRLVPARAIHPGEILRDELQERGIKQKDFAQMIGVQSTHLNEFIKGKRNLNEDLAMKLEKHLGIPFKTWMNLHNGYVYDCKALEERQTEEQKAIAFEKACSEFFNLNLLYKRLRMSILPCLERVAKIKEMFSFDLLSSTELRLQVAGLYKHSEKVQIDEKNMQTWLLLNWLATTETKVQANYKKGNGLKAAESIARMANARTLSVQSMKDCLNQFGILYVEVEKLDKVPVDAYSTIVDGHPAVTVTYRYNDMDKLAFDVLHELCHIENHLSEEQKAFISMEGTLYSTDPREKEANDFARQQLIPDDIWTGILRVGSSSLSPHKIVKTIAQEASNRGVSPSIAISRYKHDTNWYNTSAYRSPKIH; via the coding sequence ATGGCAACAAGAAGTAACAGATTAGTTCCTGCCAGGGCAATACACCCAGGAGAAATCTTGCGTGATGAGTTGCAGGAACGTGGTATCAAGCAAAAGGATTTTGCCCAAATGATTGGCGTGCAGTCAACTCATCTGAATGAATTTATTAAGGGGAAGCGCAATCTGAATGAAGATTTGGCTATGAAGCTGGAAAAACATTTGGGCATCCCGTTTAAAACATGGATGAATCTGCACAATGGCTATGTGTACGACTGCAAGGCATTGGAAGAAAGACAGACCGAAGAGCAAAAAGCTATTGCTTTTGAAAAAGCGTGTTCGGAATTTTTTAATCTGAATTTGTTATACAAAAGGCTTAGAATGTCTATCCTCCCCTGCCTTGAACGAGTAGCTAAAATAAAGGAAATGTTTTCTTTCGACCTATTGTCTTCTACAGAGCTTAGATTACAAGTCGCAGGTTTATACAAACATAGCGAGAAGGTGCAGATAGATGAGAAAAACATGCAAACATGGCTACTATTGAATTGGTTGGCAACTACAGAAACGAAAGTTCAAGCAAACTACAAGAAAGGAAATGGTTTAAAAGCCGCTGAGTCTATTGCAAGAATGGCAAATGCTCGTACTCTTTCTGTTCAGTCAATGAAGGATTGTCTAAACCAATTCGGTATTTTATATGTAGAAGTTGAGAAACTGGATAAGGTGCCTGTTGATGCTTATAGCACTATTGTGGATGGTCATCCAGCTGTGACTGTGACATATCGTTATAATGATATGGACAAGCTGGCTTTTGATGTATTACATGAATTATGCCACATCGAAAACCATCTTTCAGAAGAACAAAAAGCCTTTATATCTATGGAGGGTACCTTGTACTCCACCGACCCAAGAGAGAAAGAAGCGAATGATTTTGCCCGACAACAGCTTATACCAGATGACATATGGACTGGTATTTTACGAGTTGGCAGCAGTAGCCTCTCTCCACACAAGATTGTGAAGACCATTGCCCAAGAAGCATCTAATCGTGGTGTCAGCCCGTCTATAGCTATTTCAAGATATAAACATGACACCAACTGGTACAACACATCGGCGTATAGATCTCCTAAGATACACTGA
- a CDS encoding phage integrase SAM-like domain-containing protein, protein MAKKLTTSLTGFKERQCTMAIVLDIRSNRKDVTEYPVKARFTIDRRSYYYPIGGSYSKQEFSEICNVQKSKSPKYEEKKRLLDIVDKYKTMLINLNPGHELTLDAVRMVVEGKVTRETKESFIGIWEEIIHNLRTENNGARYTTAEPYETALNSFKRFLWKEDIKGFEVSIEHIKKWEDGMINGAIGPDGKKLKPVKSTTRGINMRQCRAVWNECRRRGYLLQTEYPFSNAKKGKVSIPAPASRKDEYLDIARMTELYQVFVNKNYPDTWKKGYAERAHYALGLFLVQYLGNGFNLVDVAQLTYSQYYFDTERRAFKFYRKKTRGRSKNGGEVIIPITEPLQHILDDIAAPPKLNALVFPHILEGATHERDIRKRVSGENSNVQDRLIKICKDVLHWEVRPSGTWARHSFATNLTHAGVERSYIDEGMAHSQGQSVTDLYIAKYPLEKQIEYNSKLLNLNPTPAITKDDIKNMSKEEMANLLMELIEK, encoded by the coding sequence ATGGCAAAGAAACTCACGACCTCGCTGACGGGTTTCAAAGAACGTCAGTGTACAATGGCAATCGTTCTTGACATCCGTAGCAATCGCAAAGATGTAACAGAATACCCTGTGAAGGCTCGATTCACCATCGACCGCCGTTCGTACTACTATCCGATAGGTGGTAGTTATAGCAAACAGGAGTTCTCGGAAATCTGCAACGTACAGAAGAGCAAGTCGCCCAAGTACGAGGAGAAGAAGCGGTTATTGGACATTGTGGACAAGTATAAGACAATGCTAATTAACCTCAATCCTGGTCATGAGCTGACACTTGATGCCGTGCGTATGGTGGTCGAGGGCAAGGTCACAAGGGAAACGAAGGAGTCGTTCATCGGTATCTGGGAAGAAATAATCCACAATCTACGTACAGAAAACAATGGTGCCAGATATACTACTGCCGAGCCATACGAAACAGCCTTGAATTCCTTTAAGAGATTTCTTTGGAAGGAAGATATCAAGGGATTTGAGGTCAGTATAGAGCACATAAAGAAATGGGAGGATGGAATGATAAATGGTGCTATTGGCCCTGATGGTAAGAAGTTGAAGCCCGTCAAAAGCACTACTCGCGGAATCAACATGCGCCAATGTCGTGCAGTATGGAATGAGTGTCGCCGCCGTGGCTACCTGCTGCAGACGGAATATCCATTCTCCAATGCGAAGAAAGGGAAGGTGTCAATACCAGCTCCAGCATCGCGCAAGGACGAATATCTTGATATTGCCCGAATGACAGAACTTTATCAAGTGTTTGTTAATAAGAACTACCCCGATACTTGGAAAAAAGGGTATGCAGAGCGTGCTCATTACGCTTTGGGACTTTTCCTTGTTCAATATCTGGGCAACGGCTTCAATCTGGTAGATGTGGCCCAGCTGACCTACTCTCAATACTACTTCGACACCGAACGCAGGGCTTTCAAGTTCTACCGTAAGAAAACTCGTGGACGCAGTAAAAACGGTGGCGAGGTCATTATTCCCATCACGGAACCCTTGCAGCACATTCTCGATGATATTGCGGCACCTCCCAAATTAAATGCCCTCGTCTTTCCCCATATTTTGGAAGGGGCCACCCATGAACGAGACATTCGCAAGCGTGTGTCAGGTGAAAACTCCAATGTTCAAGACCGTCTCATCAAAATCTGTAAAGATGTGCTTCATTGGGAAGTTCGTCCCTCTGGAACTTGGGCACGTCACTCCTTTGCCACCAACCTTACCCATGCTGGTGTGGAGCGGTCATACATTGATGAAGGTATGGCCCACTCTCAGGGCCAGTCTGTCACTGACCTTTACATTGCCAAATATCCTTTGGAAAAGCAGATTGAATACAACTCCAAGCTGTTGAACCTGAATCCCACTCCTGCTATTACAAAAGATGACATCAAGAATATGAGCAAGGAGGAAATGGCAAACCTGCTAATGGAACTAATAGAAAAATGA
- a CDS encoding YhcG family protein: MSNLIHINKDYAAWICELKIRIRQSQIKAAVKVNTELLQLYWQLGSDIVEKQKNAKWGDGFLKQLSQDLSAEFPEMKGFSLRNIERIRKWYITYKDVFPFAAQLVPQMEDSSKTAQPVPQSFFSIPWGHHILIMQRCKDMNMALFYIQQTIENNWSRTVLDWQIDSNLYERQGKAISNFKRTLPTPQSDLAQQITKDPYVIDIMGVRQDMQERELEEHLDSHISKYLLELGKGFTYYGHQVHLRVGDEDFYIDQLFYHVRLHCYVVIELKATAFKPEHIGQLNFYVTAVNKLMCTEHDNPTIGLLICKDKNDVVAEYTLQGVESPIGVSSVEIFDKLTEDFKSALPSIEDIENELRDKKQKEDEV; this comes from the coding sequence ATGAGTAATCTAATACATATTAACAAAGACTATGCTGCGTGGATTTGCGAACTAAAGATACGCATACGCCAGAGTCAGATAAAAGCAGCCGTCAAAGTCAATACCGAACTGTTGCAGCTCTACTGGCAGTTGGGGAGTGACATCGTAGAGAAACAGAAGAATGCCAAATGGGGTGACGGTTTCTTGAAGCAACTCAGTCAGGATCTGTCGGCAGAGTTTCCAGAAATGAAGGGGTTCTCTTTGCGTAACATAGAGAGAATTCGCAAATGGTATATCACATATAAAGACGTATTTCCATTTGCGGCACAACTTGTGCCGCAAATGGAAGATTCATCAAAAACGGCACAACCTGTGCCGCAATCTTTCTTCTCTATTCCTTGGGGGCATCACATCCTTATTATGCAGCGATGCAAGGATATGAACATGGCTTTGTTCTACATCCAACAGACCATTGAAAACAATTGGAGCCGCACAGTACTTGACTGGCAGATAGACAGCAACCTCTACGAACGACAGGGAAAGGCTATTAGCAATTTCAAACGAACACTACCTACACCGCAGAGCGACCTTGCACAGCAAATAACGAAAGATCCCTACGTTATAGACATCATGGGCGTTCGTCAGGATATGCAGGAACGAGAATTGGAGGAGCATCTCGATTCTCACATCTCCAAGTATTTATTGGAACTGGGCAAGGGCTTCACCTACTATGGTCACCAAGTACACCTCCGTGTTGGAGATGAAGATTTCTACATTGACCAACTATTCTATCATGTGCGCCTACACTGCTATGTCGTGATAGAACTAAAAGCAACAGCCTTCAAGCCTGAGCACATTGGACAACTGAATTTCTACGTCACAGCAGTCAACAAACTGATGTGCACCGAGCACGACAATCCAACTATCGGTCTACTCATCTGTAAAGACAAAAACGATGTTGTGGCAGAATATACTCTACAAGGGGTAGAATCTCCCATCGGGGTGTCTTCCGTTGAAATCTTCGACAAACTGACCGAGGACTTCAAGAGCGCCTTGCCATCTATTGAGGATATTGAAAACGAACTCAGAGACAAAAAACAGAAGGAGGATGAGGTATGA
- a CDS encoding DUF6633 family protein — MKDRFPTIESFMVALNPDRQLQISEHPEECYFGQSPTLTSLNVVYGHGAAEAWLLPEVQDACLFMGVKEMPDNYQAAKLVKIIAQQYGYLKVDEVQLFFFYFCSARYRHFYNTYDPSIIILSLRDFLRDRNRAYEEREQREREREREEWKKNAMTHEQYLAWLETHHKQE; from the coding sequence GTGAAGGATAGGTTCCCGACCATTGAAAGTTTTATGGTTGCCCTTAACCCCGACAGGCAGTTGCAGATTAGCGAGCATCCCGAAGAGTGCTACTTCGGGCAGTCTCCAACTTTGACCTCCCTGAATGTCGTCTATGGGCATGGGGCTGCCGAGGCTTGGCTGTTGCCTGAAGTACAGGATGCGTGTCTGTTTATGGGCGTTAAGGAAATGCCTGACAACTATCAGGCAGCAAAACTGGTCAAGATAATAGCACAGCAATATGGTTACTTGAAGGTCGATGAGGTGCAACTGTTCTTCTTCTATTTCTGCTCAGCCCGCTACCGTCACTTCTATAACACCTATGACCCTTCTATCATTATTCTCAGCCTTCGAGATTTCCTGCGTGACAGGAATCGGGCTTACGAAGAAAGGGAACAAAGGGAAAGAGAAAGGGAACGTGAGGAGTGGAAGAAGAATGCAATGACGCACGAACAGTATCTGGCATGGTTGGAAACGCATCACAAGCAGGAATGA
- a CDS encoding DUF6291 domain-containing protein, whose protein sequence is MQKDANTILLFTEHRAAIDYLSDEDAGKLIKALFAYVDEGKLPDFNGPMMSLFTVIRTQIDRSHEAYKAKCEKNRSNSMKRKVMQGNSAVTSMDNDRNPSLSSDNDRCPPTTTVVHPNPTPNPNPKSNPDIDDGADTHIINDVEVVVDEEFPFDTIWEMYGKPIGDIEQLRQRWRQLSLDEKKKIFEYVPKYVMARPESKYRKDFANFLTYRTWDTEPLTSNTLYNGSNNQYSTPSNGTRREVAMQNTKQLVTQLLASINEPAVSFGEGEG, encoded by the coding sequence ATGCAGAAAGATGCTAACACCATTTTGCTTTTCACGGAGCATCGAGCAGCCATCGATTATTTGTCGGACGAAGATGCCGGCAAACTCATCAAGGCTCTCTTTGCATACGTAGATGAAGGCAAGTTGCCCGATTTCAATGGGCCGATGATGTCTCTCTTCACGGTAATCCGTACCCAGATAGACCGCAGCCACGAAGCGTACAAGGCAAAATGCGAGAAGAACCGCTCAAACTCGATGAAACGAAAGGTCATGCAGGGTAACTCTGCGGTAACATCGATGGACAACGACCGCAATCCGTCATTATCGTCCGATAACGACCGATGTCCACCGACAACGACCGTTGTCCATCCTAATCCTACTCCCAACCCAAATCCTAAGTCTAATCCAGACATTGATGATGGTGCTGACACACACATCATCAATGACGTGGAGGTGGTTGTGGATGAGGAATTCCCATTTGATACAATTTGGGAAATGTACGGAAAACCTATCGGCGATATTGAGCAGTTGCGGCAACGATGGCGGCAACTATCTCTCGACGAAAAGAAAAAGATCTTTGAATACGTGCCCAAGTACGTCATGGCTCGGCCAGAGAGTAAGTACCGCAAGGACTTCGCCAACTTCCTTACATACCGCACTTGGGACACGGAACCGTTAACGTCAAACACTTTATACAATGGAAGCAACAATCAGTACAGTACTCCATCAAATGGAACAAGACGGGAAGTTGCCATGCAAAACACAAAGCAACTCGTTACCCAACTCCTTGCCAGCATCAATGAACCTGCCGTCAGCTTTGGCGAAGGTGAAGGATAG
- a CDS encoding HipA N-terminal domain-containing protein, with amino-acid sequence MRQAEIYRKDILAGILTEEGGEYRFCYDEAYLAREDAQPVSLTLPLQTEAFVSPVLFPFFDGLIPEGWLLDVALRNTDISVLDRMSLLLLCCKECIGSVSVVPINKEGGE; translated from the coding sequence ATGAGACAAGCAGAAATATATCGCAAAGACATTCTTGCAGGCATCCTGACGGAAGAAGGTGGCGAATACCGCTTCTGCTATGATGAAGCGTATCTCGCTCGTGAGGATGCGCAGCCTGTAAGTCTGACGCTTCCTTTGCAGACGGAGGCATTCGTAAGCCCTGTGCTGTTTCCGTTCTTCGACGGCCTGATACCCGAAGGATGGTTGCTTGATGTGGCACTCCGCAACACCGACATCAGCGTCCTCGATCGTATGTCTCTGCTGCTGCTGTGTTGCAAGGAGTGCATCGGCTCTGTCAGTGTTGTACCCATAAACAAGGAAGGAGGCGAATGA
- a CDS encoding HipA domain-containing protein: MCKCKCLYCYQPLEEGQKDFHPGCSRKFFGTKDVPSMEYRHEDLDSLAEQVIRAQTSLTGVQPKLSLNLSKHEGCSRLTIVGLWGDYIFKPQTDSYPQLPENEDLTMHLAEAAKINVVPHSLIRLADGELGYITKRIDRTKNGEKIDMEDMCQLTLHPTEYKYKGSHEQIAKTIAQYSSTPKLDLTNYMQLLLFCFVTGNNDMHLKNFSLYRPSEKYQLTPAYDLLNVAIANPKDKEELALPLSGRKTKLRLDDFLKAAKTMGLEENVVLRLIAGLHKALPKWQALIQASFLCEDMKSAYLELVTSRLARLQR, encoded by the coding sequence ATGTGTAAGTGTAAGTGTCTGTATTGTTATCAACCTCTGGAGGAAGGACAAAAAGATTTCCATCCAGGTTGTTCCCGAAAGTTCTTCGGGACAAAAGATGTCCCGTCAATGGAATACCGGCATGAAGACCTTGATAGTTTGGCTGAGCAAGTTATTCGTGCCCAGACATCTTTAACAGGTGTCCAGCCTAAGCTATCCCTGAACCTCAGCAAGCATGAGGGCTGTAGCCGGCTAACCATCGTGGGACTTTGGGGCGACTACATCTTCAAGCCCCAGACAGATAGTTATCCGCAGTTGCCAGAAAACGAAGACCTGACGATGCACCTTGCTGAAGCAGCGAAGATAAATGTCGTCCCTCATAGCCTTATTCGTTTGGCTGATGGGGAACTCGGTTACATTACCAAACGCATTGACCGCACCAAGAACGGTGAGAAGATAGACATGGAGGATATGTGTCAACTGACACTGCATCCCACAGAGTATAAGTACAAAGGCTCGCATGAGCAGATAGCGAAGACCATAGCGCAGTATAGCAGCACACCTAAGCTCGACCTGACGAACTATATGCAGCTCTTGCTTTTCTGTTTTGTGACAGGCAACAACGACATGCATCTGAAGAACTTCTCACTCTATCGCCCTTCTGAGAAATACCAGTTGACACCAGCATACGACCTCCTCAACGTTGCTATTGCCAACCCTAAGGACAAGGAGGAACTGGCGCTGCCTCTTTCCGGAAGAAAGACAAAACTACGTCTGGACGATTTCCTAAAAGCTGCCAAAACGATGGGGTTGGAGGAGAATGTAGTGCTACGTCTTATAGCAGGTCTTCACAAGGCTCTACCAAAGTGGCAGGCTTTAATCCAGGCTTCCTTCCTCTGTGAAGATATGAAGTCTGCGTATTTGGAGCTTGTTACGTCCAGATTGGCCCGATTGCAAAGGTGA
- a CDS encoding AlpA family transcriptional regulator encodes MVNENSILGNQLVVMSRADLDALVEKMASNMIAMRVEDKSTHKSDVCPVVHDDERFITREETAKLLHVDYSTLWRWNKLGLLRPNKVGPRRVMYKYSDVLKKLNGEGQQNKEQKVEQKGEDDAERC; translated from the coding sequence ATGGTGAACGAGAATTCCATTTTAGGCAACCAACTGGTTGTGATGAGCAGGGCCGACCTTGATGCCCTGGTCGAGAAGATGGCAAGCAACATGATTGCCATGAGAGTCGAGGACAAGAGTACTCACAAAAGTGACGTGTGCCCTGTAGTGCATGACGATGAGCGTTTCATCACCCGTGAAGAAACGGCCAAACTACTCCATGTGGATTACTCCACGTTGTGGCGATGGAACAAGTTGGGACTTCTTCGTCCCAACAAGGTCGGGCCAAGGCGCGTCATGTACAAGTACAGCGATGTGCTGAAGAAACTCAATGGTGAAGGACAACAGAACAAAGAACAAAAAGTGGAACAGAAAGGAGAAGACGATGCAGAAAGATGCTAA
- a CDS encoding helix-turn-helix transcriptional regulator, whose translation MARTKLSAVVKTLRKEYGLTQEDLALKSGVGLCFVRNLEQGKPTLRMDKVNQLLDLFNYELTATPKQ comes from the coding sequence ATGGCAAGAACAAAATTATCAGCAGTAGTAAAGACCCTACGCAAGGAATATGGTCTTACTCAGGAAGACCTCGCACTGAAGTCGGGCGTGGGGCTTTGTTTCGTCAGAAATCTGGAACAGGGAAAACCGACGCTGAGAATGGATAAGGTGAACCAACTACTTGATTTGTTTAACTACGAACTAACGGCAACACCCAAGCAATGA
- a CDS encoding class I SAM-dependent DNA methyltransferase, whose protein sequence is MINIRKLEAELWESADLLRQGSKLTSSQYCMPVLALLFLRYAYSRYKMVEAEILENRPSRGGRVMPVEPSDFAAKSALYLPREAQFDYLVNLPDNIVAAGLKTKDGQEINSLGEAVNNAMQLVEDQSEQLTGVLPKTYTMFADELLRELLRIFNNKTIDEVGGDIIGRIYEYFLSKFAKAVASDDGVFFTPKSLVKMLVNVLEPTQGVMLDPACGSGGMFVQTGDFVNQAGLNANTQMTFYGQEKVEYNAQLCLMNMAVHGLNGRIISGDEANSFYHDAHNLAGKCDYVMANPPFNVDKVKAESASAAGRLPFGLPGVNQKTKEIGNANYLWISYFYAYLNDHGRAGFVMASSATDSANKDRDIREKLVRTGDVDVMVSVGNNFFYTLSLPCSLWFFDRNKHADIRDKVLFIDARNYYTVVDRTLNEWTEWQLRNLQAIVHLYRGEKEKYLSLIRDYVEILDNVSAPLTQERLEEVIKNGEKEYSTRFAACLEYEKKQAKEAIASATRKEKKQVEAERKETIEHWEDLLETARQFEWLTEKFGDGEYKDVLGLCKIATIQEIEEKNYSLTPGAYVGVAEQEDDGVDFHERMNEIHAELAQLNSEANILMAEIQKAWEELK, encoded by the coding sequence ATGATCAATATACGAAAACTTGAAGCCGAGTTATGGGAATCGGCAGACCTTCTGAGACAAGGCAGTAAACTGACCAGCAGCCAGTATTGCATGCCTGTGTTGGCATTGCTGTTCCTGCGCTATGCCTACAGCCGCTATAAAATGGTGGAAGCCGAAATTCTGGAGAATCGCCCCAGTCGTGGCGGACGTGTGATGCCCGTGGAGCCCAGCGATTTCGCTGCCAAAAGTGCATTATATCTTCCCCGTGAGGCACAGTTCGACTATCTTGTGAATCTGCCTGATAACATCGTGGCTGCTGGCTTGAAGACTAAAGACGGACAGGAAATCAACTCATTGGGCGAGGCTGTGAACAATGCTATGCAGTTGGTGGAAGATCAGAGCGAACAATTGACGGGCGTATTGCCCAAGACCTATACGATGTTTGCCGATGAACTTCTGCGCGAACTGCTCCGTATCTTCAACAACAAGACCATCGACGAGGTCGGTGGCGACATCATCGGACGCATCTACGAATACTTCCTCTCAAAGTTTGCCAAGGCAGTAGCTTCCGACGATGGCGTATTCTTCACGCCGAAATCATTGGTAAAAATGCTGGTCAATGTACTGGAGCCCACGCAAGGCGTCATGCTTGACCCGGCTTGTGGCAGCGGTGGAATGTTTGTTCAGACAGGTGACTTCGTAAATCAGGCAGGATTGAATGCCAACACCCAAATGACTTTCTATGGACAGGAGAAGGTGGAGTACAATGCGCAGCTCTGTCTGATGAATATGGCTGTTCATGGTTTGAACGGGCGAATCATCTCTGGCGACGAGGCCAACTCTTTCTACCACGATGCCCATAACCTCGCCGGAAAGTGCGACTATGTGATGGCTAATCCGCCCTTCAATGTCGATAAAGTGAAAGCAGAATCGGCTTCAGCCGCTGGCCGACTGCCCTTCGGTCTTCCGGGAGTGAATCAGAAGACTAAGGAGATAGGCAACGCCAACTATCTTTGGATTAGTTATTTCTACGCCTACCTGAACGATCACGGACGTGCAGGCTTCGTGATGGCCAGTTCAGCGACTGACAGCGCCAATAAAGACCGTGATATTCGTGAGAAGCTGGTGCGCACGGGTGATGTGGATGTAATGGTCAGCGTAGGCAACAACTTCTTCTATACGCTCTCCCTGCCCTGCTCGCTGTGGTTCTTCGACCGCAACAAGCATGCCGATATTCGCGACAAGGTACTGTTCATCGATGCCCGCAACTACTATACGGTTGTTGACCGCACCTTGAATGAATGGACAGAATGGCAGTTGCGCAACCTGCAAGCCATCGTACATCTCTATCGTGGTGAGAAAGAGAAATACCTATCGTTAATCAGAGATTATGTCGAGATACTTGATAATGTATCAGCTCCATTGACGCAAGAAAGACTTGAAGAAGTTATTAAGAATGGCGAAAAGGAGTACTCTACAAGGTTTGCCGCCTGTTTGGAATATGAAAAGAAACAGGCAAAAGAGGCCATTGCTTCTGCCACCCGAAAAGAGAAGAAACAGGTTGAGGCTGAACGGAAAGAGACTATAGAGCATTGGGAAGATCTTCTTGAAACGGCTCGCCAGTTTGAATGGCTCACAGAAAAATTTGGCGATGGTGAATACAAGGATGTTCTTGGCCTCTGCAAGATAGCCACCATTCAAGAGATAGAGGAAAAGAACTACTCGCTCACTCCTGGTGCCTATGTCGGCGTAGCCGAGCAGGAAGACGACGGCGTGGACTTCCATGAGCGCATGAACGAGATTCATGCCGAGCTGGCACAGCTGAACAGCGAGGCTAACATCTTGATGGCCGAGATACAAAAAGCATGGGAGGAACTGAAATGA
- a CDS encoding DUF2971 domain-containing protein: MAITLFKYLDFNGGLAMLEHHNLQFTNATKFNDPFDCHPALFDYSHVPERPHNWPPADFLSSKGENDMKNLRNSIWMCCLSKVFDSLLMWAYYNNHKGICIGLNKDAVLKCCQHMFLGMMYPFAGEVKYKDILQKPDYFKDHPSWDDLLLTKAQAWEHEQEVRIITKDPVWIHAGRDIPDEFKKDEVVDWKEIRHYVPLSSDCFESVFLGVNMLPSNKTKIIDIAKKLNPNIDIYQMTLDPEALRLKGEPVKV; this comes from the coding sequence ATGGCTATAACGTTATTCAAATATCTCGACTTCAACGGTGGGTTGGCGATGCTGGAGCATCACAATCTACAGTTCACCAATGCCACTAAGTTTAACGATCCTTTTGACTGCCACCCTGCCCTCTTTGACTATTCGCATGTTCCCGAACGCCCACACAATTGGCCTCCTGCTGATTTCCTTTCCTCAAAAGGAGAGAACGATATGAAGAACTTGAGAAACAGTATATGGATGTGTTGTCTATCGAAAGTGTTTGACTCTTTGTTAATGTGGGCATATTATAACAATCACAAAGGTATATGTATCGGCCTTAACAAAGATGCTGTTTTGAAATGTTGCCAACATATGTTTTTGGGGATGATGTACCCTTTTGCTGGAGAAGTTAAGTATAAGGATATTTTGCAAAAGCCGGATTATTTCAAAGACCATCCATCATGGGACGATTTGCTACTTACAAAGGCACAAGCCTGGGAACATGAGCAAGAAGTTCGCATAATAACAAAAGACCCTGTCTGGATTCATGCAGGACGAGATATACCTGATGAATTCAAAAAAGATGAGGTCGTTGACTGGAAAGAAATAAGACATTATGTGCCTTTATCCAGCGATTGTTTCGAATCGGTATTCTTAGGCGTAAACATGTTGCCTAGTAATAAGACGAAGATAATCGACATTGCAAAGAAATTGAATCCTAACATAGATATTTATCAAATGACATTAGATCCTGAAGCCTTAAGGTTGAAGGGGGAACCTGTAAAAGTATAA